In Cryptomeria japonica chromosome 5, Sugi_1.0, whole genome shotgun sequence, the genomic window TGACCTACTAACTGTGTTAGCCCTTTACATCTGTTGTTTTATCATTGGAACCTTTGCCCTTTGGTCATCCATTGTCTATTCTTTGTGGCCGAGACTAGTGTAGACTGTCCTTTCATTCTCTAGGTTGTATTGCAATGATCCTTTTGCATGCATCATGATGTTGTTGCCAACATTGATGTGACTCTAATAGTCACATGATTACATTATTTGTCTAATGAACTGTTCTTGAGCTATTGTAGATTCTTTACCTACTCTATAGTCATGACCTTATAAACCACTGTCTACAATATTCATGGCTCTAGGTTCATTATTCCTTTCTTCAATAATGCATTATTTACACTTCATTCCTCTGTCTCAAACCAAACACTAAGAGCTCCCTTGCTGCAAGGTATTAGGGTTTTAGATGAGGATCTCGTTTTAGATATCTTGTCACTCGATACTCTTTCCTCTGTTTTTGTATCAGACCTTTTACTCACCATCACACTACTGCAACAATACCCTTTTGGCAGAGATTTTCTCAATCTGTATATCTTGATCATTATGTTTAGGTAATAAGCAGCAAGACCTAGTGAATCTTTGCTGCTATGTGGCATAAAGATAAAATATTTCATAAAGATTGTTTGTCATATTCTTAATGGCACTTTCTCATTGTTAATCACCGCCACTATCTTCTTTGTTGACACCTACTTTTGACTAATCTCTCAATCAAATGTCCAATCCAAAATCACTAGCATTGATCTTAAAACTATAATCTAGAGCATTCTCAGTGTGGTGACTACTTTTTAACGAAGTCGTTACAATACTATCTGACAAAAATCCcccttccattatgctttgatgaatgtccatacccttttctaaagctcccattttggcataggctaggAGTAATTGACAAAGGTTGAGGAAATTGGCTTTACACCTgcaaattgcattttcttgaaagtttctaaagccttttcaacaaatccattttctgcatatcctgcaagtattgcattccatgagaccaaATTTCGTTGGGAAATTCGAACGTCAAAcaatttacatgcattatttatgCCTCCACATTTTGCATATGTCTACGAGTGCAGTCACAACTAAATCTGACAAAATTCCCCTTTCGGTTATTCTTTGATGGATGATCATACCCTATTCCAACGCTCCCATTTGGCATAGGCACTGAGGATGTTGGAAAATGttttggaatttggctttacacttgccaattgtatttgcttgaaagtttctaaagccttttcaacaaatccattttttgtATACCCTGCAATCATGGTATTCCATGAAaccatatttctttgaggcattttgtcaaacagttcaccaGGTGCCTTGtttatgtttccacattttgcatatacGTCTGCCAGAGTATTTATGACTATAATATCTGACACAAATCCCCCTTTCATTATGACTTGATGGATGTCCAAAGCTCCCCATTTTGGTACAAACAGAGAGGATGCTGGAAAatgtcgtggaatttggctttacgccagccaattgcatttacttgaaagtttctaaagccttttcaacaaatccattttctgCATATCGTGCAATATATGGTTTTGGAATTTAGGATGACTACCAGCtacattttcttaaaattttctaaagccttttcagcaAAGCTACATTTGCTTAAAAGTTTTGAGGCCTATGAACGCTGCATTGTTCTTGATCTTTTCTCTTTGTGTCTTGTCCTTTATCTATTGGCATATGGGACCATGAATAATCCTGAATAATGTATAAGTGTCAATCTTTTCTTTATCTTCAAAACCATTATCTTTGAATGCTACAACAATAAACACTGCAACAAGTGCATAGTCTTCTTATGTAACTGATGGTTGCGATTGTAGGCTTTAAAAGACTATTGTTTCCTGCTCATAAAGGAGTGTCATCCATAACTTTTGAGTTGATTTGTCTATAAACTCTGGCTAGGGTTTCACTCTATTGTTTGGAGACTACTCTTTTCATTGTGTGACACTTTTTCGTTTGATGATGGGTTGACGTGATTCCAATTGGAGATCAAAGTAGATTCAATGTTGTATCTCCAATAGAAACAgattttgaagaaaagaagaattGATTGGTAGAATGTGCTAGTGAACAACCGGGAAATATGATTGTTAGCAGTGCAGATTTAGGATAGGCAGTCAGTATTTTGAGCATAACTTTGTCATATGATATCGGAATTGACTGATTCAAATTCAAGACAATGAAAAAAGTTTTTCAATCTGGAAAGACCTGTACCaccttttaaaataattatattctccaagtgattACAGGTTTAAATATAAttgactttattatgatgatgatgattacatATCATTATAATAAATCTTTGTTTTCATTGGCATCTATTTAAAtacttcaattttttaaaaatttctaaGTATTTTAGTATTTTTCATTCTCTAAAGTTTATCtccattgtttattttttattttttgtaaatttaaatataatataaaaatataaaaaattatatttgtgCCATCTCTAGGTACTTATCTTAAACTTTTTCTAATAATGACATGTCCTGTAATCATCCATGTCTCCTGTACCAGCACCAACTCTCGTGCCATAATAACTAAGGTGAAGAATCAACGACAAACTAGGAACACCACCATTATTGATTCTTTCTATGAGTTGGGGAAACAATACCTCTCGTAATGACGTAGTTATTGTTTTCTTATAAACACAAGCAGTAAACTTATTGTAAAAGAGAGTTTGTTATAGGAGATCATTGGATGCTAGTGAATAGATACGAAGAGGCCTATGCTATTGTAGTAAGAGAAAGTGTGAGGATCCAATTGAGGCTTTCATTTGTTTTCAAACTATTTATCTTATAGTAGAAAATATCTAGGAAAAAATGGTAGTTATTGTAGCTTAGACTGGTTGGCGACCAATTTTTCATAGACTTGGGCATGAATCCCAAGGAATGGGAAAGTTATGTTTTTAATGTGTTAAAGTGAGGAGCTCTAGGTCATCTTCCTTTTCATTaataaattatgtttttaaaatacATATCTACCAGAGTGCCATATTTTCAGTGATCTGGTCCACCTGAGGTGAAATTCAACTACGAAAACCAGAGGAATAGATACTCTGAACCTTATACTCACCATGCCTTCAACTATGAGTACGATATCTAGTTAATAGATACATAACAAAGCATAGGACTATATGCAAATAAGATAACCTAGCAGACTTATACACTGTTCTCAATCACAATGAGGCCACCTGGACCACTAGCCACATCAAAATTCAAACTAGGTTCTCTTGGTCAATGAGGAGATGACCAACACATTTTCTCCTCTCCATTCTCTCTTTTTCCGCATGCAGAGATGGGGCTTTGAGAGGGGCATTCAAAATTATTACCACTTCAAGCAATTtgcatctcttcagcaacaatACTGCTAGTAGCCACTAGCATTCTCTCTGCTACATTTGACAAGCATTGAAAATGAACCTCCCGCTTGTGAAAGGGAAGCATGCAAACAATATTTTGGACCTCATACCTTGCTACTGGGAGTGGGTTTCCATAGAAGGGTACAAACACTTCTAGGGCTTAATAAAGACACCCTAGGAAATCCTTCTTGCCAGCGTGTTAGACCAGCCTCttaaccaaaaaaatatcaaacagATTTGTGATAAACATTGATGACATATCAGTGTTTAACATTGCTACAGTTTCAACTTCAAGAAATTCAGAACCAATTATTTGCTTGATGGTGATATAGTACCTGCTAACTGTTTAGGAATATTGAAAATGATGCTTAGGTGCTGGTTTGAAACAAGGCCCCAGAAAGACAATTCTTTGTTCTTGCTATAAAGATGGAACAATAACTCCAATTTTGAAATGGTAGGAGAATGACATAGATCAGATTGAGACAGATGAAAGCATGAAACCAAGTCACTTCAATATAAAATCCTTTCATCAATGCTACACATGGGAGTGGGAGGTGATAAAAAAAGTTATTCTCAAGTCAGTATTTTATTTTCAAGACAATGAAAAAAGTTTtaaaatacaaaaacataaaatGGATGGAAAAATCGTCACATGTTCTCAAGTATTATTCAGACTTAAATCTCACTACTAAACTAAAGGGTGTTTTGAGACCCAAGAttcttaataattaaattattcttTAAAGGGTGCTAGCTCAAATGGAAGAGCACTTGCTTCACAAGCAGGAGGATGGTGGTTCAATTCCATCGTGCCCTAACATGAATTAATCAATGATATTGTAGTTTATATTTAACAATATTGATTTATCTAAATAGtgagctattttttaaaatttattgtttTATATGATCTTTAGACAGACAAAAGTGGAATTCTCTCTAATAAGAAAATTGTTATCGTCTTAAGAAAGACAAGAAGTTGGATTAAAGACAATAATACTGATGTTTTTTATTGTCTCTATAAAGACAGTTTATTAAGACAATAATTTAAGACACCCGCTtaaagacaatatttaagacaataCATAAGTTTTATTTTGTCTCAAGTTAAGACAATTCACTCAAAATTTGTCTCAAATATTGTCTTAAAACCCCCCTCTATTTGATAGTGTTAGCAACTTTGTTATGTATACCTTTGTTATACCTGATGACCAAATAGAATTGTTGCAAGAATCCCATCCTCCGAAAATGTCATGACTATTGTAGCTTGGACTGTgattgaagatattgtcaaggTTGGTGATCTGTGTGGATAATTGTCTCTTTGCCCATCAAATAGTGtttccacttcttcacactcttACCCAAAGCATACAATTCTTTGTCATGCGTAGGATAATTTCCTCCTACACCATTGAAGGTCTCAGAATGGTAACAAATTGATTTCCTTCTATGTATTAGCATTGCTCCCATGGCGTAATCAATTGCATCAGTTTCAATCTCAAATGGTTGTTGTAATTTTGGTAATACTAGATCTAATTAAGATGTCCAATCTAATTTTTTACAAATTCTTTTCAATCTTTAGACAAATTTATCTTGGCATGGACACACATTTATGAATGAAACCAATAGAACCTATGAATGTCAATTACAAAATACTCTCCCAACGGAAGTAGTAATGGTACTTAAAAATTGTAGCAAGGAAGGTATAACCCATGAACTTAGGCCAAGTTTGTACATGAACTATCTTCTCATATGAGATGATCAAATCTTGCATCTAGGATTGATAAACTAATAGTGATACATGGACATACCTCAAACCATGCTTGAGAATACTCTCAACATTGTTGGCCTTAGTAAAGGAAGAAAGAAACAACCATTTACTGAGTTTTTGGATAGTTTCAAGTCAAACCCCATGTGGGTTCCATTTCTTGTTCACACAATTGTAGAGCATACTTCAAGGAGAATTCTTCCAACAAAATACCTTATAAAAGTAAAATGTTATAGCCACTTACATGCAATATAAAACTTAGGGAAGGGTAAAACCTCCTTCATTGGGGAATCAAAGTCTATGCCTTGtgaaaaatattcaaaagaaaCTTACATGCCTACATGTTTGGAGGTTACATTATGAAAAGTCATCAAACTATCAACACCAATATGAACTATTGTGTTGAAGCCATTTGAAGCCATAAAATGCACTAGCTAAAGCACCACAATAAATGTGGAAGGGTTAAAGTTTCCATATGTGAAAGCTTTGGTTTCTCATAAGGATGGCAAAATATATCTAGTAAAAAGAAACAAACCCAAGTAGAGCCAAGTCCTATCAAAGATTATATAGGAGTCGAATTGACTAAACTTTATTAtcatatgtgtttatatatatatatatgtgtgtgtgtgtgtgtgtgtgtgtgtgttggcgaTGAACGAAATACTTAGAACTCGCTCAATTTACAATGAATAACAAATACCAGACATATTAAAACAAACGAAAAAAACAAGTAGTAAAACAACCTATCTACGTGGAAATGATGAAATATccaacattccccccttattacatcatttatttaaattactaATAACTAGATAATCATAAAAGCTTGTAAATTTCACACGTGTAAGAGGCTTGATGAAGATATCAGCATGTTGTTCCTATGtagagaagaattgaagttgaATGTTGTTTTGTTGAGCATGTTCTTCAATGAAGTGGCAATGAACTTCAATATGTTTGGTCTGTTCATGAAATAATAGATTGTGAATAAGCTTGAGAACACTCTAATTGTAACAGTAGAGGACCGTAGATTGGTTTTGTGGTACCCCCAATCCTTCTAGTATGCAACATAGTCAAACTGCTTCACACATGCTACTGCACTTGTTGCATGATATTTTTCTTCTATTGCAGAACTTGAGCAACTGTGGGTTGCTTCTTacttcctcaagaaataggaccaaAACCTAAGAAGAAAACAAATCCAAATGtggatttcctatcatcaatgcTAAATGGGTTGAGTATATTTggagttttaattttgttttgaaaCATAAGAGTGGTCAAATGAATAAagttgatgctttaagtaggaagaACTTGTTGCTTTGTGAGATACAAATTAATAATGTGGGTTTTGCAAGCTTGAAGGAATTGTATATAGAGGATGTTGATTTTAAGGAAGCATATGAAGCTTGCCTTGATCCTATTTACAGGAATAGAGAGCCTTGTATGGACTACATGATTCAAGAAGGTTTTCTATTCAAGGGGGACAAGCTGTGTATTCCTCGAGGCTCCATGCAGGATAATttgttgaaggaaaaacatagtggTAGTCTTGTTGGTCACTTTGGGAAGGATAAAGACTTATTTGCAATAAAGTACTCATTATTTTTATCCTAGGATGCATGCAGATGCGAGAAAGTATGTAGAGAAGTGCAGAATTTTTCAACTTGCTAAGGGGAGAAGCCAAAATGCTGGGCTTTACCAGCCATTGCCAGTTCCAACCAGACCTTGGGATTCAGAAAGTATTGATTTTGTGTTGGTTTTTCCTCATACACAAAGGGGAAATGATTCAATCTTTGTGGTGGTAGATATATTTTTGAAAATGGtgcatttcataccatgtaagaagaCTAGTGATACTAGTGACATTGCTAATTTTTTCTTTAAAGAACTTGTAAGGTTATATGGAATTCCAAGGAGTATAATTTTTGACAGGGATACaaagtttgtgggtcatttttggaggggcctatggaagaaattgggcaaaaatctgaattttagttctgcatatcatcaacaaatggaTAGTCAGACTGAGGCTGTAAATAGAAGCCTTGGCGATTTGTTAGGATGTCTTGTTGGTAGTTCACTTGGAAGTTGGGATCTCATGTTGGCACAAGCAGAATTCACCTATAATGATTTACCAAATAAAAGTACAGGTTTCGGTGCTTTCTATGTGGTGTACGGTATGTACCTAAGGGATGTCTTTGAGCTTCATGATCTTGCTAGTGTGGAGAAGAGGATTGCAAATGGAGAGGACTTTTCCCAAGCTATTCATGATATTCAAGAGAAGGTGAAACAGAACATAAAAGACAACAATCAACAATACAAAAAGTATGTTGATCAAAAGAGGAGGTAGTTGTGATTTCAGATTGGAGATCTTGTGTTGGCTCATCTTTGTAAGGAGAGGTTTCTCACAGGAACGTACAATAAACTGAAAATGAAGAAAATTGGTCCATGCCAAGtccttaggaaattttttgtcaatGCTTATGAGGTTTCCTTGCATGCAGATCTACATATATCTCCCATTTTTAATATAGCAGATCTATATTCATATAAGGAGATGTAGAAGAGGATGGGATTGACACAACAATTTCATCTCTAGAAAATCAGCCTGTAATAGTCTATGCTCCACCAAAAATAAAATGCATTCTAGATAAGAAGTTGTTGAAGAAGACCTATAAGCATGAGTATTTTTAGTATCTTGTCAAATGGAGCAATCATTCCATTGAAGATGCTTCTTGGCTCAcaaaggatgagatcaataaactgggTCACTCAATGACAAATCTCATGAGAAGGAGCTCATGAAATCATTCCACCTGGGGAGTCTTATGCAGGGGCATTCTATTCCTACAATTTTTGGTTTTATTTATGttgttgatatttttgtttttgttttgtttcttcgGAGTTGGGTGTTCTTCATTCTATGTTGCAGCATATCTCAAGTCTCTGATTACTACTATCACCTTGGAAAACATAATGCAAGGGAGGTTCTTGTCTCCTGTCACCCGAGTGATAAGAATTCAAATTGTACATGGTGCTTTAACTAATATGGGCGTTATTTTCTCCAAACCCGACAATGTTAATTGTCGGTTTGGTTTGTGTCGCCAATTAGGCAGTTTTTTGGGATGGAAGTCGACAATTCTAAGGAGGATTCAAAGGGTCACAAGTTGGTTGGCCATTGGTTAGTCGACTGTTGGAAACCCCAGTGACCGGTAAACTATATCAAGGTGGCCAATAGTTGGAGGAATGGTTGGACGATGAATGTGTAACCATAGAAGCTATTTGTAGAGGAGACATTGGTCGAAGGAATGAATGCCCTGAAGTTTCAGTGGACTATGGAAGATGATTGTTAAATGTTGCCAATATATTGATTGAGGAACCTCTGTAATTGATAAAACATAACAGTGGACATTTGTTTGATTCCCTGTCACAAATCAATAGGGGACTTTTGGATTTGAAATTCTTCCCATCTCTTTGAATGTGTATGAAATTGCAGGGTATTTTATTGTTCTTAATTTTGATTAAAGTAAATCTATTCTTTATTTCTTGTTCAAACTGTTTGTCTGCAATAAGAAGGATTGATTGAATCGTGTTTGAAAGGTGAATTTGGTTAAGTGGCCAGTGAGGCTTCCATCAATTATCTCAATCATTATATAATTATACTTAATTTGTGTATGTGGATAATCAAATCCTATCAATTTATAATTATATTCATATATCACAGTTTATATGCATGTTATTTATGATAGGTTTCATCAAAGTCATTACTTGATTAGCCATATATAACTGTATTCATTACTAAAGATTTTGAATCATTACTAAAGATTTTGAATTCTCTTATATTTCTAGTAATGAAGAATCCACACATTTTCTTGTCCATTCAGCATGCAAATGGTCTCTCCATACTAATGTTTCAAGCAACTTATTAAGGTGTTCTACATCTTGACCTGTGACTGACTGTATTTAGATTTACATTTGAAACTAATTTATCTTGCTTAGCATGGCCAAAAAATAAAGTGGCCTTTAGAGGATCATGTTTTTTGTTTCAGCGTTTGTGAGTTGACTGCATCTTTTATAATATCATTTGCTCATTCTCTTATGAAAACATTAGTTACAGACTATTTGTTTAAACTTGAATGATTTCTATCGTATTCCTCAAAGTTAAAGTTTAGAATAATGTTTATTCATCCTCTTTAAAAATTATGCCTATATCATTTCATATAAGATGGAGAATTTATGTCCAAAGTTATATTTGATGTCAAAAGACAATGCAAGTTGTAGTTGAGCTTATAAAACCTTTATAGCAGTAAACTTGTTCATACACAAAAGACAACTCTGTTTTTCTCTTTTGCAGACACACAAAATAAACTAAGTAAGATTTCTATTCtaataaatgctaaataaaaaaatCTCTCAATAGAGTAGCTGCCTTGTTTCATGTGAagataataaagaaaattaaatatgcataatatattacaaaataaaaaGGACTGAAAAGGAATGTTGAATCCATTCGATCAACAGGCTGGACATACCACCAGTACAAGAGCCTTGCAGCAAATAAAGGAAAGACATGATTGAACAGGGAAGTGGCAAGAACAGAGAGATTACAGGATATTCCAAGTAGCTTTTCCTGAACATATtttctttaattaaaatatatgtcTGGGAAAGCAAAATAAAGGAGAAATTAAACTAACATAGCAACTGGCAATCCAATTGCTCAAGGTTCAGTAGTGATACAGAGCTCCTATGCTTCCTTTTGAAAATGTACAGCGATGGGAGCTGTGCTTGAATATGATCAGGAGGAGATTTGAGATGAATTAACTGATTGAGATATGGAAGCAAGAGACGGGAGTGCATGGGTAGGCTCCGTTCTAAATGAAGAAGAAACTGAAAGGTTGGCTCCATGAAATGCGGTATATGTTGGCACAGGTATTTCTGGAGGAAGATTAGGCACTCGATCTTCCAGCTTCAACAACTTTACCACTTGCCTCATTTTGGGTCTTGCAACTGGATCTGGATGAGAGCACCACAACCCTATCCCTATCAATTGTTCCATTTCTAACCTTTCATACTCTCCATTCAATTTCTCATCAGCAGCTTCCAAAACTTTGCCTTGACCATAAAGATCCCATACCCACTCTGCAACCCTCATGTTATGCTCTTGCAAGCTCTTATCTACAGCTCTCCTTCCTGTAGCAATTTCCAAGGCCACGGCACCAAAACTGTAAACATCTGATTCAGGACTTGTTCTTCCTGTGGTAACAGACTCAGGAGCCATATAGCCCAGGGTTCCAGCCGCTATTGTGGTCTGAGACAAACAATTGTGCTCCAATATGCGTGCCAAACCAAAGTCCCCAAGCTTTGCATTGAAATTGTTATCGAGCATAACATTGCTGGATTTTACATCCCTGTGTACAATACAGTGATCCCATTCTTCATGAAGATACAACAGCCCACAAGCTATTTCCAAAGCTATTTGATACCTACGAGTCCAATGCAGTGGAGGAGAATCTCCTTTGATGAAAAGGTGTTTGTCTAGGCTTCCATTAGACATATACTCGTACACCAAAAGCAATTCGCCTTTCTCATGACACCATCCCAAAAGCTGAACAAGGTTTCGATGCCTTACTCGACTAACAATACTTATTTCAGAGATAAATTCTTTTAACCCCTGTCTTGACCCTTGTGAGACGCGCTTGACAGCAACAACTTCATTTGTTTCTCCTATAACGCCTTTGTACACACCTCCAAATCCTCCTTGGCCCAGCTTTAAAGTTTCACTGAAATTGTCGGTTCCGGCCTTGAGATCCTCCAGCTTATATCTACTTGGACCTTGGTCTACAAGCCTGTCAATCTCTATCTCATTGTCTTCACATGTTTGTTCGCTGCTGCTTTGCAATCTCATGACGATGGCGAACAACCTCCACATCACAACTACCCCTGCTAAACAAAGAAATACCCCTACAAtcgtcacaattttttttttttttggaagacttCCTAGTTTTGGTCTTGGTACTGAAGCTCCATGAAAGGATTGTGTGGGTAACACTGAAATTTTCAGCAGAAGCAGAAATCCCTACGACAAAATCATCAGGAAGATAAGTGGAGATATCCAAAGGATGCGCGAGAATGGGATCTACTTGGGACATAGAGCTATTGGAGGCTTTTGAGAAGAATATTTGCAGGTATTTTTTAATACAGTTATAATCTATGCGTGCATGCCACAGCGTCCTATCGTTTAATGGTGCATTCAAGTTCGTGTAATTTAAAGTCGGATTAGGACGATAGCCACCAACATCGGTGTAAACCTTATTGTTACTATAAAATTCAACTGCGACAACGCCGACTGAGAGAGATCCATTACCAGGAAGACCGCTGAAAGAATTTACTGAGTGAGCACTTGTCGCCATTTCTTTCGATGTCATGAAGAAAGAGATTCCACCGTATGGATAAACATTAGGGCTATGGTTATAATATTTCAATACAAACTGAAAATCTGTAGTGAAGCTGTCAAGAGAGGACAGGCTAATGGTCTGGCTGTAAACAACTCTGCCTGAGGTTTTGTTGGTCAATTTGTAGTGAGGATTTGTAATGTTTGTCAGATGGACTTCATGTCTAGACATTGTGGCATCATTTACACAGAGAATGTCGCTTGTATTGCAACTCCTGAATTGAGGAAAGCTGAAGTTTACGCCTGCGGActgccccattaaaatggggatcATTGCGTAGACCATATAAAACACAGCAATTAATAGGGCAGACCTAGCCATCTAACAAACAGCAAAGAGAAAGAAAGAGTTTGATGAACAAGGATAAGAATTCACAGAACAATAACCATACAAGTTTCCGAGAGGACAAATAATTTGGTAACCTCTTCCTTTATTCACTTTGTAGGAATAAAATACTCCTGTCAAATACAGGGAAAAATCACTCctgtcaaaaaaaacaaaaaacttctaAGATCCTATTCTCACCAAGAGAAAATTAGAACCACGAAGAATTAAAATATGTGGGGTAAAATGAAATAAAAGTGAACGATTTTCATTTCAATCGATCTTAGCTAGCAAGCATTTTGCGACGTCATTAGTACAACAAGATCTGATCTCATGAGTGTGTTGAAGTTATCTACAACAAGACTTTTATTTTAGATGCAACTACCTGCAATGCACTCTAAATCATGTCAAAAGTTGAAATATTTGACAGCTAACTACTTCTCAATGTGGATGTGAAATGAATTGTAGAAAATACAAATTTAGAATGCTTAGTTTTTCCACTTCTAAAAGTCTTTGCATTGATTATCCCCACAGTCTAAATGTTTGGTTTCTCTTTTTAGTTCATCTCCCCAGTTTCCCATCTATATACATGCATGGGAATCTAAAAGTCCGATATAGCCGAAATATTGAACATCTAATTATTGAATAGTCTTTGGTTAATCTTGTTTTCACGTATTTCCAAACGTATCTGGGCTTCTGGAGAAAATTGAGTTCCACAGAAAAGGAGAATATCGAACACTCGTAAGACATTTCGATTTGGAAAGAAATTTCCTTGCAGCTGCGAACAAGTTAGGATGCATTTGTTCACTGCCTCGGCAGTAGGATTTGGCAATTGGTATATTCTATTTAATTACTAAATTTTTTCAtagttaattatttattgtttatatcTAACTagttgataataatttcattattttttatattttatttttattaaaaattattaaataattaattatttttaaataaaaaattaattataataacaTTCATATAATAATTTTGTTTTATATCAGAATATTAGTAATAGAATGTTCTTTCTAGTAATTGTTATATTCATAATATTCAGTAAGATTATATGATTTTTACTTGTGTTAGATGATAATTTAAGTAAGATAATAATAAATGAAAGGTTGATTCATTTTTATAGGGAAAAGAAAACGAcaattagaattaaaaaaaaaatgtctttcattattatattattgatataaaagtataattataaattttgtttactaatattatttttcatttagGTTTTGGTTCATCATGATGAGTTTGTTTTGATATATAATAAATTGTGTAAGTCAATCTAATGTTGGATGCCTTATCCTATAGCACCTACTTATctattatatatatttctatatactTTACCATTTACTTCATCTAGATGTTCACACATCACTATAATATATTATCCCTGCCCCTTATTAACTCAAATTTAGAG contains:
- the LOC131042952 gene encoding L-type lectin-domain containing receptor kinase IX.1, giving the protein MARSALLIAVFYMVYAMIPILMGQSAGVNFSFPQFRSCNTSDILCVNDATMSRHEVHLTNITNPHYKLTNKTSGRVVYSQTISLSSLDSFTTDFQFVLKYYNHSPNVYPYGGISFFMTSKEMATSAHSVNSFSGLPGNGSLSVGVVAVEFYSNNKVYTDVGGYRPNPTLNYTNLNAPLNDRTLWHARIDYNCIKKYLQIFFSKASNSSMSQVDPILAHPLDISTYLPDDFVVGISASAENFSVTHTILSWSFRVVVMWRLFAIVMRLQSSSEQTCEDNEIEIDRLVDQGPSRYKLEDLKAGTDNFSETLKLGQGGFGGVYKGVIGETNEVVAVKRVSQGSRQGLKEFISEISIVSRVRHRNLVQLLGWCHEKGELLLVYEYMSNGSLDKHLFIKGDSPPLHWTRRYQIALEIACGLLYLHEEWDHCIVHRDVKSSNVMLDNNFNAKLGDFGLARILEHNCLSQTTIAAGTLGYMAPESVTTGRTSPESDVYSFGAVALEIATGRRAVDKSLQEHNMRVAEWVWDLYGQGKVLEAADEKLNGEYERLEMEQLIGIGLWCSHPDPVARPKMRQVVKLLKLEDRVPNLPPEIPVPTYTAFHGANLSVSSSFRTEPTHALPSLASISQSVNSSQISS